The proteins below are encoded in one region of Pongo pygmaeus isolate AG05252 chromosome 20, NHGRI_mPonPyg2-v2.0_pri, whole genome shotgun sequence:
- the OSCAR gene encoding osteoclast-associated immunoglobulin-like receptor isoform X1 produces the protein MLPHFLGGERVRPSPGSSSSEHLPTMALVLILQLLTLWPLCHTDITPSVPPASYHPKPWLGAQPATVVTPGVNVTLRCRAPQPAWRFGLFKPGEMAPLLFRNVSSELAEFFLEVVTPAQGGSYRCFYQRPDWGPGVWSQPSDALELLVTGEVLGSGRRSGWNKGGGGGTERQSEAGKLIDSQTQEKTDTETLGGERETGEQRERERGTVRGERDRERGRRRKRQREREAERKGGRERKRDRQTERETGREKEREAEREREAERKRETEAERERERASERKTLTRPGTLTPSLQRSCRGRRWWRCPGRWWLLAPT, from the exons ATGTTGCCTCATttcctgggaggggagagggtgcGACCAAGCCCTGGCTCCAGCTCCAGTGAACATTTGCCCACCATGGCCCTGGTACTGATCCTCCAGCTGCTGACCCTCT GGCCTCTGTGTCACACAGACATCACTCCATCTG TCCCCCCAGCTTCATACCACCCTAAGCCATGGCTGGGAGCTCAGCCAGCTACAGTTGTGACCCCTGGGGTCAACGTGACCTTGAGGTGCCGGGCACCCCAACCCGCTTGGAGATTTGGACTTTTCAAGCCTGGAGAGATGGCTCCCCTTCTCTTCCGGAATGTGTCCTCCGAGCTGGCAGAATTCTTTCTGGAGGTGGTGACTCCAGCCCAAGGGGGAAGTTACCGCTGCTTCTACCAAAGGCCAGACTGGGGGCCGGGTGTCTGGTCCCAGCCCAGCGATGCCCTGGAGCTGCTGGTGACAGGTGAGGTCCTGGGGTCGGGGAGGAGAAGTGGGTGGAAcaagggaggtgggggagggacagagagacagagcgagGCGGGCAAACTGATAGATTCACAGACACAAGAAAAGACAGATACAGAGACactagggggagagagagagacaggggagcagagagaaagagagagaggtacAGTGcggggggagagagacagagaaagaggcagaagaagaaagaggcagagagaaagggaggcagagagaaagggaggcagagagagaaagagagacaggcagacagagagagagacaggcagagagaaagagagagaggcagagagagagagagaggcagagagaaagcgagagacagaggcagaaagagaaagagagcgagcgagcgagcgaaAGACGCTCACGCGGCCCGGGACTCTCACCCCGTCTCTGCAGAGGAGCTGCCGCGGCCGTCGCTGGTGGCGCTGCCCGGGCCGGTGGTGGCTCCTG
- the OSCAR gene encoding osteoclast-associated immunoglobulin-like receptor isoform X3, whose amino-acid sequence MLPHFLGGERVRPSPGSSSSEHLPTMALVLILQLLTLFPPASYHPKPWLGAQPATVVTPGVNVTLRCRAPQPAWRFGLFKPGEMAPLLFRNVSSELAEFFLEVVTPAQGGSYRCFYQRPDWGPGVWSQPSDALELLVTGEVLGSGRRSGWNKGGGGGTERQSEAGKLIDSQTQEKTDTETLGGERETGEQRERERGTVRGERDRERGRRRKRQREREAERKGGRERKRDRQTERETGREKEREAEREREAERKRETEAERERERASERKTLTRPGTLTPSLQRSCRGRRWWRCPGRWWLLAPT is encoded by the exons ATGTTGCCTCATttcctgggaggggagagggtgcGACCAAGCCCTGGCTCCAGCTCCAGTGAACATTTGCCCACCATGGCCCTGGTACTGATCCTCCAGCTGCTGACCCTCT TCCCCCCAGCTTCATACCACCCTAAGCCATGGCTGGGAGCTCAGCCAGCTACAGTTGTGACCCCTGGGGTCAACGTGACCTTGAGGTGCCGGGCACCCCAACCCGCTTGGAGATTTGGACTTTTCAAGCCTGGAGAGATGGCTCCCCTTCTCTTCCGGAATGTGTCCTCCGAGCTGGCAGAATTCTTTCTGGAGGTGGTGACTCCAGCCCAAGGGGGAAGTTACCGCTGCTTCTACCAAAGGCCAGACTGGGGGCCGGGTGTCTGGTCCCAGCCCAGCGATGCCCTGGAGCTGCTGGTGACAGGTGAGGTCCTGGGGTCGGGGAGGAGAAGTGGGTGGAAcaagggaggtgggggagggacagagagacagagcgagGCGGGCAAACTGATAGATTCACAGACACAAGAAAAGACAGATACAGAGACactagggggagagagagagacaggggagcagagagaaagagagagaggtacAGTGcggggggagagagacagagaaagaggcagaagaagaaagaggcagagagaaagggaggcagagagaaagggaggcagagagagaaagagagacaggcagacagagagagagacaggcagagagaaagagagagaggcagagagagagagagaggcagagagaaagcgagagacagaggcagaaagagaaagagagcgagcgagcgagcgaaAGACGCTCACGCGGCCCGGGACTCTCACCCCGTCTCTGCAGAGGAGCTGCCGCGGCCGTCGCTGGTGGCGCTGCCCGGGCCGGTGGTGGCTCCTG